CATCAAACGTACTCAAAATCAATCAACTCAATCACACTCAAAATCAATCAACTCAATCACACTCAAAATCAATAAACTCAATCACACTTAAAATCGATCAACTCAAATAAAACTCAATTAATCAACATATATATACATATACGTACCTATATATTGCTCCACAAACTAATTATGGACAGATTTCGACAACACCCAAACTTTTTCTCCCGTTTTTTCTTCTCCCGTTTTTTTCCCCAGATGAGCTGCTGCTGTCCAGATCTGCAAATATAAAGCACTTTAGCCGACGACATGTTAATTTCGTCGGCTAAACTTTTAAATATTTCGTCGGCTATAGTCTGTGAACTTTAGCCGACGAAATCAATTCTTTAGCCGACGACATTTTTTTTCGTCGGCTAAAGTTTACCATTGCCGACGAAAATTTAACTTAGCCGACGAAGGAAAATTTCGTCGGCTAAAGTGGACTTTAACCGACGAAAAAGTGATTCGTCGGCCTTGTTTTTTTTTTTCGTCGGCTAAAGCCTTTATTTTAATAATGAGGGCAATATTGTAATTTGCATAACGCAATCTATTATATATTTTCCCAACTCAAACAATCTGGTCACATGTGGCATGTGAATCGTTTATATCTAGCCACATAATAATGTAATTTGAAGTAGATAGAAAATTATAATAACGAGGTCTATGCTTAGATCCATGCAACTTGGAATTCCTGAGATTCATATGAAAATCATGAACCCTTTTTTGTTGTCATCTGTAGAACAGTTTTGTTCAAAGGGGTATGATACAGGTTACAGTTAAATTTTCATATAGCATGTGAAAATTGATTCAATGAAAGGATTTATGTATCCAAATTCCAAAGAAAAGCTGAAAACCGCGTGAAGATTAGGTACATCATTATAAGCTTTAATATGGTGATAATCAAAATTAGTCTTGTGTTAAATCTGCTGACATCCATTTTGGTATATTTATTATACATGACTCTTCCATTGATGTTAATAAAGTACTGAAGACTGATATTATATATTTTACGAAATTATGTGTAATGATTGATGTTTTAAAAGATTCAGCAAGATATTCGAGTCTGGGATATATAATTGTTAGTTTTACACTTTACGGGCTGAAATCTAAGCAAGTGGCACATATGTTGTCTACAATTAGCATTATATGCTTAAAACTACAACTGGAAATGAAATTTACCACCTAAATTAAGCTCAGAGCCAGCTAATGCATATAATAAGAAACAGGAGCTGGCCAAAAAGAACATAAAAGGGGGACGAATATAATTATTTGTTTTTGGTAGCTCAATATATACGGAGCTCATTCCCAACTCGCAACTCCCAACTCCCAAGTATGTGCATGCATGATGTCGAAAGCAAGGCCTACAAATCTGGAATTAACAATTAATTAGCAACTAATAATATATATTAATCATACGAAACTGATTTAGGGTTAGGGCAGTTCTTTTTCCCAAAGTGTACGTGTTAAACAAACACTATTATGATAAGTAATTACGTATTATTACAACTAGCTAGTACTGGTGTCTCGAGTCATGACAGATGGGCAAAAAGCAGACTAAATGTTGTGTACTTGTGTGGTAGTCCATTAGTGCTAATTAGGTCATCAAGATATTATACTAGCTAATATCACCAGATCTTCTTTAGAAGGTTTCCAGTTTCCTAACCTTTTGAACATGAGAGATACATTTCTATAATTCTATTCATTTATATTTATTTCAATTTAGTCTATAATTCATTTTTAAAAAAAATTTAGTCTATAATTATTTCAATTTCGTCTATAATTTAGTCTTAAGGGGCAAGATCTTTGCTAGAGCTAGCTAGGCTGACTGGGATATATACATGCAGGATCGAATTATAGATAGAGATTTGTTCGGTAAATAACTATTAAAGACTAACTGATCGATCAAGGACTAATTAAGGAGGCTATACATGCAGGACGAGCAACAGCGACATTGTGCCAATAGCCCATTATTATGGCAAATTTGGTCACAAGTCGCAATAGCAGTGCACATGGTTTGTTAAATTTCAAGTGCAATATATGCTAGGGGGGTCTGCATGCTTTCTGCTAGCTGGGATGTTATGTATAGGGCAACTGATAGACAGCGTAACCATTAAACCATATCAATGAGCTTGGATTTGAAGAAAGCTAGCTTGATGTATGCTTACTGGTCAAACTTGGGGTCTGCATGCTTTCTGCTAGCTAGGAAGCTTGATCTTCTAAACACGAACAACTAAAATCACAAAACAATTAGTGTCAAGATCTCTTGAGATGAAAATAATTGATCAAATGTTAGAAGACACTTATTTAAATGGTTACAATAAGACTTTGTAAATGATCGATTACTCAATAAAACTCTATGTGAACTCAAAATAGAGTGAGCTGATCAATTAATTTCACCACATCTAGAGACCCTCCATGTCGAAGGAGGTGCTGGGAAGGAATTCTAGATAGCCAATTGAGTCCGTGGAAGATTAATCCAAATTAAAGAACTAATAAAATCAAAATTCAACAAAGGGTGAAAACCTTAAACTTGATGAGTGCCTGACTTCTAAATTTCATTGCTCTTTAATTTTGCTTCACACTGTAACTTTCTTACTGTTTTAAAAATCTCCGCCTAAAACCGATTAATCCCCGCCCATGTGCTAGACGGTGCTTCATCATTTCTGTTTAGAAAACTAGACAACCGATTAATCATCTGATTAACACGCCTAAACGTTAATCACCAGCTGTTCGCTCGACTAACGTCTGACATTTTTTAAAACATTGACATTTTCAGTCTCCGATCTGACTGCTCATTTAACAAATCAATATATTTTGAAAAATGTAGCCAATAGAAAAGAAGAAGACTTTTTAAATTTGTTTTTTTGTTTTTTCTATCTTTCTGTTTTTGCTCTCCGCTCTGCTTTTCTGCTCTATCCCAATTTGGTCGCCAGTTATCGTCATATGAAAATCACGAAATGAAGAAACAACGACAGTCTTCATAGCTATCACCTGAGATTCAAATGCAGATCTAAACCCTAAACACTACATTTCCAATGGATCGGGTCATCAAAGCCGCGAGAGCCTCCGGTTCTCTCAACCTCTCCAATCGCTCTCTCAGGTATACACTCAAACCGATCCTTCCAATACGATCCGTTCTCATTCTCATTCTTCTTCATGAATCATGATCCATCTTCTTCAATCTGATCTCTTAGGCTTGTGCCCGATGAGGTTTACAAAAGCGTGAATGCGGTTGGTGAAGACGAGAAGTGGTGGGAGGTTAGTTTCTCCGTTTTTGAATTTGAATTCCGAAACCGGAGCTTCCGATTTTCAAGTTGATTGATTGACATGTGACTTGATTTTCAGGCTGTGGAGCTACAGAAGCTGATTCTAGCTCATAATGAGATTGAGTTGCTGAAAGATGAGCTGAGGAACTTGCCTATGCTCACTGTGCTGAATGTCAGCCACAATAAGCTTTCCGAGCTTCCGAAAGCGATCGGAGAGTGAGTTCTGTTTCGAATTGCAGTTGTTGTGTTGTTGCTTAAGTGATATTTGGCTGTGGTTGTGATTTGTTGAAAGGTTGAAACGTTTGGCAGGCTTGCGATGCTGAAGTCGTTAGACGTGTCGTTCAACTTGCTTGTGGAGCTGCCGGAGGAGATTGGATCAGTAACTGCTCTTGTCAAGTACGTTTTTGGTAATTCCGTATATAGCTGCCTAGCTGCTGAGGCTGGCTAGACATCTCGTTCTCTTTTTGATTGTGCATTGGTTCAAATAAGGTTCCATTTGTATCACTACTCACTAAGCTACTATCATTTTCATACGTCTTGAGGAAGCTGTGTTACTTATCAATACATTTAATGGTCTAATGATATATACTGAGCTTCTATTAAATTTGGGAAACCACAATAAACATGAAAAATGGAAGGAAACTAGAATTTCTGACCCACTTAACTAAGAGATTGACAACTGTAGATCGTAATGCCAATGGTGTTCTAATTTACCAACAGAGAACCAGTTCCGTATAGAATTAGGAGGAATGCTACAGTTGCTTTATAAAAGATGTCCTGGCTATGATGTTACATTCTGGAGTTTAAACCTATATTTTTTACATCCATGAATTTTTCCTTGTATTTTTCTTTTTGCCTGAGGTTATTTATTAATTAATCATAATTTTGATTGATTTTATGACAAAGTTTTTTTTTTTTTTTTNNNNNNNNNNNNNNNNNNNNNNNNNNNNNNNNNNNNNNNNNNNNNNNNNNNNNNNNNNNNNNNNNNNNNNNNNNNNNNNNNNNNNTTAAAGAAAGGAGTATCATGTTGTATAACTGCTGTTTCAGTTTTCACATGTATCTAGATTAACATTGACATTATCTGATCATTGTCATATAAAGAATGAATAACCTTGCTCTTTTTTTCCTGGTTGTGGTACCTTACTTCGCCAAATAACTTAAGAGCATAATTTCCCTAACTTTTTAAGTTAATCAAGCTTCTGTTGATCCTTCCAGATTTGATTGTTCAAATAATCAGCTTAAGGAACTCCCAAGCTCACTTGGAAGATGCTCGGATCTATCAGATTTCAAGGTACACCTATACTTGGGTTGACTGTGCAACCGTTTGTGCGGGCATATTCGTGTGGTTAGTAAAATTTGACACACCAATGTTACCTAACTTTTGGTGCGTCCTGCCTAAATCTATATGCATGCTAAATAAACTTCTGTTTCTGAATATATTGTATACAGACGTATTATATCAACACCATATCCAGATTTGATGGAATAGAAGTAATGGCACTGATGATTCTGTCATGTTTATTCTTGCCTCGCTTTGTCAATGTCACTTCCAGTTGTTTAGAAAATAAGCTATGGCACTCTTTACACAGGCATCAAACAATGTTATCATCAGCTTGCCAGAAGATCTAGCAAACTGCTCGAAATTGATGAAATTGGATGTGGAGGTATGGAAAAGATTTGTACTTTTAGCATCTGAGGATTGTCAATTAATGTCTTTTGTTCATCTTTTCTCTCCGTTGATGCAATCTAGCGATTGATAATTCTTGGGAACTACTTGAGTGAATTTTATCATTTGCCCGTGCCAGGGAAACAAGCTAACAAGCCTATCTGAGAAGTTGATTGGATCGTGGACAATGCTTACGGAACTCAATGCATGTAAAATGTCTGCAGATTTGTACATTATGTGATTGCCTCTATTTGCACATCTTTAATATATTGAATCATCTTATGTTACTGGAATATGCAGCCAAAAATCTGTTGAGTGGTATACCAGAGAACATTGGAAGCCTTTCTCGTCTTATTCGCCTTGACCTTCACCAGAACAGTGAGTTAATTTGGAAAGAGATATATTAAACATCCTTTCTGTACTATCTTGCAAGCCAATCTGTTCATTTTTTCTAAATGCTGTGTATGTTTTACGTGTTCTGCAGAAATTTCAGCGATCCCTGTTTCAATAGCAGGTTGTTGTTCCCTCGCGGAGGTCCACATGGGGTACCAACATTTACTTGGTCCTTTTAACTTTTCTTGTAGGAGCATATTAAAGATACAATTTGACTTATCTGTCCTTGTAAATTCAAATTTCAGTAATAATGCACTCTCTACGTTACCATCAGAAATGGGGGAACTCTCTCACCTAGGAACTCTAGACCTGCAATCAAACCAGGTAACTAGAAGTTCATTTTGTATTTGTTCTATACATACTGTGAACTTATTTGGGAAGAGAGGAGAAACTAATTTGTCATGTATTTTGGCCTGAGGTATGCTGATCCTCTTTCTTACAAATTTAGCGGATAAGATTGTAAATATATATCTTGCATGTCAATTGAATATATGTTTTTCAAGTAAGTTTATCGGTCCATTTATAATATCCATTGTTACTATATCCGACTATAGTAACAGTCCCCTCCGTGCCATAATCCACGCTCCCCCTTGTTTAGGAGGTACAAACCCAACCCATCCATGGGGAGCTACTTTGACCATGTAAAATCCATGGTTAAATCATTCTTGAAAACCAGTTTACAAGACAATGATGCCCATTATGTTACACTAAACACTGCAAAGGCACCCACACAATGTGGGCATCACCTCATTACAAGAAAACAACTTAAGGGAAGGGATGGATAATCCTAGCCAAGTTAGGAAACAAAGACAACTTAAGATCATTGAGCGGGGCTGGTTACTTCATTTATTTTCCAAAAGACAATTGCTAGCTCAAAAGATTAGGTTAGTGGGTTTTTATATGGGTTTTGAGATTCTAACATGTGTTCTTGTAGAAGTTCTATGCCATCTTTGGATTTTCTAAGTCTCTGCTAACTGCTTCGTTTGCAGTTGAAGGAGTATCCAGTGGAGGCATGCAAATTGCGTCTTTCATTATTGAATCTTTCAAACAATTCATTGTCCGGATTGCCCCCTGAATTGGGTAAGATTAGCTTGTTGTAGGTTCAGATTAATAATATACTGTATCTGATATACGATGCCTCAAGAGAAATTTTATAATGCAGCATAGTATGTGATGCTCTAAAACACGCTTGATATGTATTATACATTTGATTGTATGAAGAAAATAGAATACACCCAGTTAGGAAACAAACTATATTATGGATGAAGCCTATTTATTTAGAAAAAGATCACATTACCAACATGTCCTACTACTTTTAACATATTAGTTAAAAAGATCCTGACTTTCAGAAAATGATGCCACTTGTCACAGTTTTCCAAAAAAGAGTAGGGCACAGTTAAAACTATTGGGGTTTACTTGTCTGGAAAAGAAATAATTGGATTGTGTACTGGTACAAGTTGGTTTTCTACTATGATAGAATGTGGTGCAATTTAGTTTACTAGTTTCAGCTAGATCTCGTATGGGTGTGGTGAGACTGTGAGAGATGGTTGAAAATTAAAATGATAACTTCTCTTAATCATTATATTTATCTCTATAAAGCACTAACGTATTCTTAATTCTTTAAACTGTTAATTCCTCGTTCAGGCAAGATGACTACTCTGCGAAGAGTTTTACTTGCTGGGAACCCTATACGAACTCTTCGAAGGTGAGAGGCATTTTGATTACCCCTTTTTATTTGACGATGCTCTTGATTAAGTACTTATTCAGCCTAAATTTTCCTCTCCCAGCACATTGGTGTCTGGACCAACACCTACTTTATTGAAGTTTCTGCGAAGTAGACTTTCTCAGAATGAAGGTACAGTAATTTGCCTAGATATGTAGTAGAATATTATTTTTCATGCATAACATGCTAATTTGTTCACTTATCTGCTGTAACACTAAAACTCAAAAGCTTAAGCTGTTAGGGAACATGGTCAAATATGCATGCAATTGAAATTCTTTAGAAATACCACAGGGTCAATGTCTTCCAGCATTGTAAAAGTTTCAAAAACTCATCTTAGATTAAGTTTTTCACCAACTATTGTCTTAATTGATTTTTATGCAAAGTAGTAGATGCTGAAGCTACAACTACAACAAAAGAGGATGTAATTGCTATGGCAGCTCGATTGTCTATTGCTTCAAAGGTACTGCTCTTCAACTTGTCTTTAGAGAATACGCTGTTCTGGAATAATGATTAATAGTTTCAAATCTTGTTGAGTAGGGATGGGGGATACTTAAAATACTTGTATCTCTATACCCCGCATATGGTTTATGTCTGAGGTTGTTTTATGTACTCATTTTCATGATACTGGTTGGTCCAGTGTTGAGCTCAGAATTCACCTATCATTTCATTCTTTATTTTCAATACTGTCTGTTTATGCTTAGACGTGTTTTTTCAGGAACTTTCCATGGAAGGGTTGGGTTTGAGTTCTGTCCCTTCAGAAGTATGGGAATCGAGTGAGGTCATAAAAGTAAATCTGACTAGGAATTCCATTGAAGAACTCCCAGTTGAACTCTCGTCATGTATCCACCTCCAGGTAAATTATCTTTGTTACATATATCTGTTTTCTCCATAGCTGTGAGGAAAGAATGATAAAGGGTCACGCCTGACTACATAGGCTGTCTGGGGAGCTCTATGCAAGGATAATTAGGTCCTGATTTTGGTTGATATAATTTCAGACTATTTGAGTACAATAAAGGGGGTTTTAGTAGGCAACTGACGGACTTATTTCTTGGAAATTTGAATTTTACTGCAGCAGATCATGTTGTTAATTCTCTTTATCAATCATGCAATATGGACCTTCGGTTGCTTCAAATTATCCAAACTTGTAGTCAGTCTTACAGAATTATACCAAAATGCTTTTGATTTAAGCCCTCCATTGATGGATATGTTATTCTCCCTTCGAAATACTCTGTTTTTCAGTGGCCCATATCTTTATGGTTTTTGAATCTTTGATCAGTGGAGGAAAGATGGGGTGGATTATGGGTGGAGAGTTTAGTAGGGATTGTATCTTGTTAAGTTGATGGATACGCTAAGTCATTTCTATATACATGTCAATGTGCAGGCGCTAATCTTATCCAGAAACAAGATTAAAGAGTGGCCAGGTGCAATTTTAAGCTCGCTTCCTAATCTTTTGTGTTTGAAGCTGGATAATAATCCACTAAAACAGGTAA
The window above is part of the Fragaria vesca subsp. vesca linkage group LG2, FraVesHawaii_1.0, whole genome shotgun sequence genome. Proteins encoded here:
- the LOC101302723 gene encoding leucine-rich repeat-containing protein 40-like, encoding MDRVIKAARASGSLNLSNRSLRLVPDEVYKSVNAVGEDEKWWEAVELQKLILAHNEIELLKDELRNLPMLTVLNVSHNKLSELPKAIGELAMLKSLDVSFNLLVELPEEIGSVTALVKFDCSNNQLKELPSSLGRCSDLSDFKTYYINTISRFDGIEASNNVIISLPEDLANCSKLMKLDVEGNKLTSLSEKLIGSWTMLTELNASKNLLSGIPENIGSLSRLIRLDLHQNKISAIPVSIAGCCSLAEVHMGNNALSTLPSEMGELSHLGTLDLQSNQLKEYPVEACKLRLSLLNLSNNSLSGLPPELGKMTTLRRVLLAGNPIRTLRSTLVSGPTPTLLKFLRSRLSQNEVVDAEATTTTKEDVIAMAARLSIASKELSMEGLGLSSVPSEVWESSEVIKVNLTRNSIEELPVELSSCIHLQALILSRNKIKEWPGAILSSLPNLLCLKLDNNPLKQIPSDGFQATPKLQILDLSGNAASLPEHPDFSSLPHLQELYLRRMQLREVPSDILSLQQLRILDLSQNSLQSVPVEFKNFTSLTELGLSDNNISTLPPELGMLEPSLQALRLDGNPLRSIRRAVLDRGTKAVLQYLKDKIVE